Proteins from one Chaetodon auriga isolate fChaAug3 chromosome 19, fChaAug3.hap1, whole genome shotgun sequence genomic window:
- the tsc1b gene encoding TSC complex subunit 1b, with product MAREQSNVGDLLPLLETSDLHQLEEIRGLINEQLSTERGSMLLNGLVDYFLETNSAQAMHILSSVREPHDKHLLDKMNECMTKQACRLPTLTLLGHVIRKQPSWIHKIARYPLLLSLLKCLKTDTDVVVLITGVLVLITLLPMIPQAGKQHLWEYFDIFGRLASWNLKNPGHVSEVYLIHLHASVYSLFHRLYGMYPCNFVSYLRSHYSMKENMETFEEVVKPMLEHVRIHPELVTGTKDHELDPTRWKKYEIHDIVIECAKVSLDPKEASCEEGYATMPEIFYPQIHLRPQDCTSSPYTDLHSSYGSSSSTPFSTPRQPLPPPLSLPPFSGTQSSYRSPQTSRRQNSTCELNSSCGGKDPLWSPSSLCGMATPPSSRGMSPNLELSHSASHLPSRFHCTSGGKGTPASSTPATSSPPPTLSDDFPIISLPANTVQSSPPRKDRRQGEGSKATLVRQEPVKDTEKSGEAATNRDAGAAENVSMTLTELSVFMKKQELELQLRTEKEREEAAITEELLKITEDKQELSGLRGFDSPFYHTTETLTGCQAQDKTHSNAQPGGPVRDNHHVVSTPDKAENTGSTSGVGSERGGGGGAGGDSRSSALGLEQSWSFQSGFTPIDHHLHRSPSAPDDEVAKFGMFSPSPCSKTPAPVPYESFFDLALPRAASLFVGQKTSEAVHKAAMERLSQWEEGLEDGEEEGVVSASPLEVLDRLVQQGSDAHDKVLKRLPLPSKSADWTHFGGSAPLDELHTLRSQLLLLHNQLLYERYKREQHAVRNRRLLRRIINATALEEQNNAMKDQLNLQSVDILSLRESLQVEQQRYRQLWDDRETVVTRLHSQIRQLQQGRDDYYTKNQELQSKLQECQKRMDELEAELQRANNKVCHTGHLLNQMTIKLSNSESTQQQMSFLNKQLLLLGEAHKLSMQELHHTGADNTKEAQMLQVSYRKEVETLRQNLLVQGQKLEAAQQRVSELETHLSKKEHLIVEQKKFLEDVKCQAKAELQASDSRYQAQRRITQLLQTELLQLYSRVEMEAPASIATGSPAGGRADPLTCADSSVMLPDGPSKTHINDEADSRPPHDSPQGNGSTLSPGQPKASNSSKTTANSINGSQDLAPPLLVEPSLSCSHANPLAPLQPSDAPLTVGSYPSAKSFLGMRARELFRNKSESQCDEEQPPPRLAGLAHGLKTELCVEPPCSGYIATVGPAPCPIPTPPPVPAPALAAPLTVPTKEPPSEPKQKASSQESPRRKAGVGSGGGRGHAGSGRPRQQQLKIMDYNETHHEHS from the exons ATGGCCAGGGAGCAGTCCAACGTGGGGGACCTCCTCCCACTCCTGGAGACCTCAGACCTCCACCAGCTAGAAGAGATCAGAGGCCTCATCAACGAGCAGCTCAGCACCG AGCGAGGGTCGATGCTGCTGAACGGGCTGGTGGACTACTTTTTGGAAACCAACTCGGCCCAGGCCATGCATATCCTCTCCTCAGTCAGAGAGCCACACGATAAG CACCTTCTGGACAAGATGAACGAGTGTATGACCAAACAGGCCTGCCGGCTGCCCACCCTCACCCTGCTCGGCCATGTAATCCGCAAGCAGCCGTCCTGGATCCACAAGATTGCTCGATACCCTCTGCTGCTCTCGCTGCTCAAATGCCTAAAG ACGGATACAGACGTAGTGGTGCTGATAACTGGAGTGCTGGTGCTCATCACTCTGCTACCCATGATCCCTCAAGCTGGAAAACAACACCTGTGGGAGTATTTTGACATCTTTGGTCGCCTGGCATCTTGGAACCTTAAGAATCCCG GCCATGTTTCAGAGGTTTACCTGATCCACCTGCACGCCAGCGTCTATTCACTCTTCCACCGTCTATACGGCATGTACCCGTGCAACTTTGTGTCCTACCTGCGCTCCCATTACAgtatgaaggagaacatggaAACCTTTGAGGAGGTAGTGAAG CCGATGCTTGAACACGTTCGTATTCACCCAGAACTGGTGACAGGAACCAAGGACCATGAGCTTGACCCCACCAG GTGGAAAAAGTATGAAATCCATGATATCGTCATCGAATGTGCCAAAGTGTCTCTAGACCCCAAGGAGGCCTCTTGTGAGGAGGGCTACGCCACCATGCCTGAGATCTTTTACCCCCAAATCCACCTGCGGCCACAAGACTGCACTTCCAGCCCTTACACAGACCTCCACAGCAGCTACG GAAGCTCTTCTTCGACCCCATTCTCGACTCCACGGCAGCCGCTACCCCCGCCCCTGTCCTTGCCCCCCTTCTCAGGGACACAGTCCTCCTACCGCAGCCCACAGACCTCCAGACGGCAG AACTCCACCTGTGAACTCAACTCTTCCTGTGGGGGGAAGGACCCTCTGTGGAGCCCCTCCTCGTTGTGTGGCATGGCCACACCCCCCTCCTCCAGGGGCATGTCGCCCAACTTGGAGCTCTCCCACAGTGCCTCACACCTTCCCAGCCGCTTCCACTGCACATCAG GAGGGAAAGGAACGCCAGCCTCCAGCACTCCAGCCACCTCTTCCCCACCTCCCACCCTATCAGATGACTTCCCCATAATCTCCTTACCAGCCAAcacagtccagtccagtccaccAAGAAAG GATCGTCGACAAGGAGAAGGCAGCAAGGCGACGCTGGTGAGACAGGAACCAGTGAAAGATACAGAGAAGAGTGGAGAGGCAGCCACAAACAGAG atgcaggagctgctgaaaaCGTCTCCATGACTTTGACAGAGCTGTCGGTCTTCATGAAGAAACAGGAGCTCGAGCTTCAGCTgagaacagagaaagagagggaagagg ctgccatcacagaggagctgctgaagatCACTGAAGATAAACAGGAGCTGTCGGGCCTGAGGGGCTTCGACTCCCCTTTCTATCACACCACCGAGACTCTCACTGGCTGTCAGGCACAAGACAAGACCCACTCCAACGCCCAGCCCGGAGGCCCCGTCCGGGACAACCACCATGTTGTGTCGACGCCAGACAAAGCGGAGAACACTGGGAGCACCAGTGGTGTTGGGAGTGAacgaggaggcggaggaggagccGGAGGAGACAGCAGGAGTTCAGCCCTCGGCCTGGAGCAGTCCTGGTCCTTCCAGTCAGGTTTCACCCCCATCGATCACCACCTGCACCGGAGCCCCTCCGCCCCGGACGACGAGGTGGCCAAGTTTGGGATGTTCTCCCCGAGCCCGTGCAGCAAGACCCCGGCCCCGGTGCCATACGAGTCGTTCTTCGACCTGGCCCTGCCCAGGGCGGCCTCGCTCTTCGTGGGCCAGAAGACGTCAGAGGCGGTGCACAAGGCGGCGATGGAGAGGCTGTCGCAGTGGGAGGAGGGGTTGGAGGACGGGGAAGAGGAAGGGGTAGTGTCTGCTTCGCCACTAGAGGTGCTGGATCGCCTTGTGCAGCAGGGGAGCGACGCCCATGATAAAGTGCTCAAGAG ATTACCTTTGCCAAGTAAGTCAGCTGACTGGACACACTTTGGAG GCTCGGCTCCACTGGACGAGCTTCACACGCTGCGGAgccagctgctcctgctgcacaACCAGCTGCTGTACGAGCGCTACAAGAGGGAGCAGCACGCCGTCCGCAACCGACGCCTCCTCCGACGCATCATCAACGCCACTGCGCTGGAGGAGCAGAACAACGCTATG AAGGACCAGCTGAACCTGCAGAGTGTGGACATCTTGTCTCTGAGGGAGAgtctgcaggtggagcagcagcggTACAGGCAGCTGTGGGACGACCGGGAGACGGTGGTGACCAGGCTGCACAGTCAGATCcgacagctgcagcagggacgAGACGACTACTACACCAAGAACCAGGAGCTCCAG AGCAAGCTGCAGGAGTGCCAGAAAAGGATGGATGAACTGGAGGCGGAGCTTCAGAGGGCCAACAACAAAGTCTGCCATACTGGTCACCTCCTCAACCAGATGACTATCAAG CTGAGCAACAGTGAGAGCACCCAGCAGCAGATGAGCTTCCTGaacaagcagctgctgctcctcggGGAGGCACATAAGCTGTCCATGCAGGAGCTACACCACACAGGCGCTGATAATACGAAG GAGGCCCAGATGCTGCAGGTGTCTTATAGAAAAGAGGTGGAGACGCTGAGGCAGAACCTGCTGGTTCAGGGTCAGAAGCTGGAGGCGGCGCAGCAGAGAGTCTCCGAGCTGGAGACGCACCTCTCCAAGAAGGAACACCTCATCGTCGAGCAGAAGAAGTTCCTCGAGGATGTAAAATGTCAAGCAAA GGCGGAGCTGCAGGCCTCAGACAGCAGGTATCAGGCTCAGAGGAGAAtcactcagctgctgcagactgaactCCTGCAGCTCTACAGCAGAGTGGAGATGGAGGCTCCTGCCAGCATCGCCACCGGttcaccagcagggggcagagcTGACCCACTCACTTGTGCTGATTCCAG TGTCATGCTGCCGGATGGACCAAGTAAAACTCACATCAACGACGAGGCGGACAGTAGACCGCCACACGACTCCCCCCAGGGTAACGGCAGCACTTTATCGCCAGGGCAACCAAAGGCGAGCAACTCTTCCAAGACAACAGCCAACTCCATCAATGGCAGCCAGGACCTGGCCCCGCCCCTGCTGGTGGAGCCCTCCCTGTCCTGTTCCCACGCCAATCCGCTCGCACCCCTGCAACCCTCTGACGCGCCGCTCACCGTGGGCTCCTACCCCAGCGCCAAGAGCTTCCTGGGCATGAGGGCGCGCGAGCTGTTCCGCAACAAGAGCGAGAGCCAGTGCGACGAGGAGCAACCACCGCCGCGCCTGGCCGGCCTCGCCCACGGCCTGAAGACTGAGCTGTGCGTGGAGCCGCCCTGCTCGGGTTACATCGCCACCGTAGGCCCTGCACCTTGCCCCATCCCTACTCCGCCCCCTGTCCCAGCCCCCGCCCTCGCCGCTCCTCTCACTGTGCCCACCAAGGAGCCCCCTTCTGAGCCCAAGCAGAAGGCCTCCAGCCAGGAAAGCCCCCGCAGGAAGGCAGGGGTGGGGTCAGGCGGAGGGCGGGGTCATGCGGGGTCGGGGCGTCcccggcagcagcagctaaagatCATGGACTATAACGAAACACATCACGAGCACAGTTAG